Genomic window (Sulfurovum sp. NBC37-1):
CCTGCATCGTGGCGGAACCGACCTGTGAAACGGCTTTTGGAGATGCGATCAAAGTGGGACGGAGAGGTTCCGTCAACGGCGTGATAGAAAAACACGGCATACAGGGACATGCAGCCTACCCGGAGAAAGCAAAGAATCCCATTCACAAGGTGGCGCAGGTGCTTCCAATGATGGCGGGAGTGAACCTTGATGAGGGCGACGAATTTTTTGGCCCAAGTCAGTTCGTTATCACCGACCTGCGTGCCGGTATGGAAGTTACCAATGTTACACCGGGAAAACTTAAAATGATGTTCAATGTCCGCAACTCGACTGAAACGACTTTGGAAGATGTGGAGAAATTTGTGCACACCTATTTCAACGGAATGGATTATGACTTGACACTCAAACAGTCTGCCACACCTTTTTTGACGGATCCCGACCGGCCGATCGTACATGCCCTGGATGAAAGCATTCAGAAAGTCTGCGGCATCACGCCAAAACATTCTACGGCAGGCGGGACCAGTGATGCAAGATTCATCGCGGCCGACAACATAGATGTCATTGAATTCGGTGTGATCAACGATACGATCCATGCACCCAATGAGAGAACCTCGATCGAAGAAGTTGAAAAACTGTATGAAGTTTTCAAAGAAACGATCAAGTATTTCACCCAAGGATAATACCATGAAAAAAATCTTACTTTTCTCTATTCTCATGATGTTCACACAGCTCTTTGCCGATATCGACTGGCAGAAAGACCTCTCATCTGCTTTTGCAAAAGCGGCCAAAGAGCATAAGGTCGTCATGGTCATGGTGGAAGGAGAACACTGCAAATGGTGCAAAAAAATGCGCTATCGTACACTGGGTGACGAAGGTGTGGAAAAGAAGCTTTCCAACTATGTGACTGTCCGTGTTATGGAGGAAGATGAGAAAGCAGTGAAAACACTGCCTGAGATCGACGGCGTACCGACCATCTTCTTTATGAATGCAGACAAAGAGGTGATCCAGAAACTGGTCGGATATTATGATGTGGATGACTTCCTCAGCTTTATCACTACTGTGGAAGAGAAAAGAGCTGCACAGAAGTGATCTCCCCGGGAGATCGGGTTTTCCCTGTCTGTTTCAGGTAGTTCTTAAAGGAGGAGGAAACAAGTGTTCAGTAAACCGAAATTTACCGAATATGTCATGGCCAGACTGGTGACACTCGGCGTATTCCTTTTTATCCTCTTTTCTGTCCTCATCGTAGTCGTTATGCAGGAACGGGAGGATATACTCCTTTCCATCGTTTTGCTTGGCATCGCTTTCGCTATTTTTATCTTCTCCATTTTCCGTGGTGCCAAACGTATGCAGAACGAGCTTGAAGTGATCAACAAATATCTCAAGAATCTTGATGAGATAGAAAAGATCGATTACGAGACATGCTTCTTTACGCGTGAATTCGAAGAGATCAACGAGAATCTGATCCGTGTACTCAAAAATGCCAAAAAACGTGAAGATATCAAACAGCGCTACAATGCCAAGCTCAAACTCAAGAACCGCCAG
Coding sequences:
- the dapE gene encoding succinyl-diaminopimelate desuccinylase yields the protein MNVVDLLMKLLSFKSVTPDDAGSLAFIESYLKGYEATYVNKEGVKNLFLTKKFSEGPHLCFAGHVDVVPAGDGWHTNPFVPVIKEGKIYARGTQDMKSGVAAFVQAVKECEDFSGRLSILLTSDEEGDATYGTQIMLQHLKEIDLLPDACIVAEPTCETAFGDAIKVGRRGSVNGVIEKHGIQGHAAYPEKAKNPIHKVAQVLPMMAGVNLDEGDEFFGPSQFVITDLRAGMEVTNVTPGKLKMMFNVRNSTETTLEDVEKFVHTYFNGMDYDLTLKQSATPFLTDPDRPIVHALDESIQKVCGITPKHSTAGGTSDARFIAADNIDVIEFGVINDTIHAPNERTSIEEVEKLYEVFKETIKYFTQG
- a CDS encoding thioredoxin family protein — its product is MKKILLFSILMMFTQLFADIDWQKDLSSAFAKAAKEHKVVMVMVEGEHCKWCKKMRYRTLGDEGVEKKLSNYVTVRVMEEDEKAVKTLPEIDGVPTIFFMNADKEVIQKLVGYYDVDDFLSFITTVEEKRAAQK